Proteins found in one Coffea eugenioides isolate CCC68of chromosome 5, Ceug_1.0, whole genome shotgun sequence genomic segment:
- the LOC113771313 gene encoding uncharacterized protein LOC113771313, giving the protein MVRTGLGIIAQNWHGKIVKAKGIVTRRRGAPAIEEAMAIRSALEMTTNAGWTTIEVQSDCKCVISLINSSNAQDCKLQTILDDIEDLKKNFDCCVFLFIPRTANSCSHALAQFTVKSVRIIEWEGSFPFWFSELARKDMGVVTPFCN; this is encoded by the coding sequence ATGGTCCGGACAGGCCTGGGGATCATTGCGCAGAATTGGCATGGAAAGATAGTGAAAGCTAAAGGCATCGTGACACGGAGGAGAGGAGCACCAGCCATCGAGGAAGCAATGGCAATAAGGAGTGCGTTGGAAATGACCACAAATGCAGGATGGACTACAATAGAGGTCCAATCTGATTGCAAATGTGTGATAAGCCTAATCAACTCAAGCAATGCACAGGACTGTAAGCTACAAACGATCCTGGATGACATTGAAGACTTGAAGAAGAACTTTGACTGTTGTGTGTTTTTGTTTATTCCCAGGACTGCTAATAGTTGTAGCCATGCTTTGGCTCAATTTACAGTTAAGTCAGTTAGGATAATTGAATGGGAGGGATCATTCCCATTTTGGTTTTCAGAACTAGCTAGGAAAGATATGGGGGTAGTTACCCCGTTTTGTAATTAA